A genomic stretch from Candidatus Anaeroferrophillus wilburensis includes:
- a CDS encoding ABC transporter substrate-binding protein: MRSKLLYSIVVALGLTLMAGMSWAGETIKISAQQPITGRFAFAGKHIHQGLADSLAYANEQGGVDGQMIEYLYEDTGYELSRAVASFKKMMAKESPVMNYGESTGEGKALAPEINNNYKIVYGSTSFSQELADRATNPYMFVSGPTYAQQFGILLKYIAENPKEKGKKPTVAFFYSDTEFGRDPIPYAREMAKKLGVEVVAEEVTKVGAVDISSQLLDLKRHNPDYCIFQGYVVPPIPAVIQGAHDFGLKTTFMGTFWAMSKMLLGKLGADGEGYMGVNPYAYWQQEDVPMIKAIREFGAKHHPDVTYRPNSYMQGWFTGMVFVKLAKMCKEKGLPITGPNLKDMIPLVKDWDTGEFAGKISFKDSNATGVGKVFVAKGGDFVPASDWIYLH; encoded by the coding sequence ATGCGATCTAAACTGTTGTACAGCATTGTTGTGGCTCTAGGCTTGACTTTGATGGCTGGGATGTCGTGGGCCGGTGAAACCATCAAAATTAGTGCACAACAGCCAATTACCGGTCGTTTTGCTTTTGCCGGCAAACACATTCATCAGGGCTTGGCCGATTCCCTGGCCTATGCCAATGAACAGGGTGGCGTTGATGGCCAAATGATTGAGTACCTCTATGAAGATACCGGCTATGAGTTGAGCCGGGCCGTGGCCTCATTTAAAAAGATGATGGCCAAGGAGAGTCCGGTCATGAACTATGGCGAGTCCACAGGTGAAGGCAAGGCCCTGGCGCCGGAGATCAACAATAACTATAAGATTGTCTATGGCTCAACCTCGTTCTCCCAGGAGTTGGCAGATCGGGCAACCAATCCTTACATGTTTGTTTCCGGGCCGACCTATGCCCAGCAGTTTGGAATTCTGCTTAAATACATCGCCGAAAATCCAAAAGAAAAAGGCAAAAAACCCACGGTTGCCTTTTTTTACAGTGATACCGAGTTTGGCCGTGACCCGATTCCCTATGCCCGTGAGATGGCAAAAAAATTAGGGGTTGAGGTTGTCGCCGAAGAGGTCACCAAGGTTGGGGCTGTTGATATCTCGAGTCAGCTTTTGGATCTTAAACGCCATAATCCCGACTACTGTATTTTCCAGGGATATGTTGTGCCGCCGATTCCGGCTGTTATTCAAGGGGCCCACGATTTTGGTCTGAAAACAACGTTCATGGGAACCTTCTGGGCCATGTCGAAGATGCTTTTAGGCAAATTGGGCGCTGACGGTGAAGGCTATATGGGGGTCAATCCTTACGCCTATTGGCAGCAGGAAGATGTTCCGATGATCAAAGCAATCCGTGAATTCGGTGCAAAACATCATCCAGATGTAACGTACCGTCCCAATTCCTATATGCAGGGTTGGTTTACCGGCATGGTTTTCGTCAAGCTGGCTAAAATGTGTAAGGAAAAGGGCCTGCCGATTACCGGTCCCAACTTGAAGGATATGATTCCTCTGGTCAAAGATTGGGATACCGGCGAATTTGCCGGCAAGATCAGCTTTAAAGACAGTAACGCAACCGGCGTCGGCAAAGTTTTTGTCGCTAAAGGCGGTGATTTTGTGCCGGCTTCTGACTGGATCTATCTGCATTAA
- a CDS encoding branched-chain amino acid ABC transporter permease, with protein MRIGDFKESYSADEAVFTTSTSRFWLGVLFLLLTILPFVAGDYLLYMANITGIAIVAALGLNILTGAAGQISLGHAAFVGIGAYTSAILTNRFSLPFLLCLPLAGLAAAFFGVLVGAPSMRMKGLYLCITTLAAQVIFEFFFVHWESLTGGIRGLNIASPTIFGLNIGTEFGFYWVTLVVVIIAATVSRNIFRTRVGRAFIAIRDRDISAELMGINLFRYKLYAFAVSSFFAGIAGCLWVNHLKSITPEHFPLHESIRFLAMIIVGGLGNILGAIYGAIFMTLIPEVLQTVLKFFEGISPQAMSFLFPLQTVVFGLLIVVFLVFEPHGLAEMWVRVKSYFRLWPFKH; from the coding sequence ATGCGTATCGGTGATTTCAAGGAGAGCTATTCGGCAGATGAGGCGGTTTTTACCACATCCACCAGCCGTTTCTGGCTTGGTGTGCTGTTTCTGTTGCTGACGATTTTACCCTTTGTAGCGGGTGATTATCTGCTCTACATGGCTAATATTACCGGGATTGCGATTGTTGCTGCGTTGGGATTGAATATCCTCACCGGGGCCGCCGGGCAGATATCTTTAGGCCATGCCGCGTTTGTCGGTATCGGGGCCTACACCTCGGCCATTCTGACCAATCGCTTCAGTCTGCCTTTTCTCCTCTGCCTGCCGCTGGCCGGGCTGGCGGCCGCTTTTTTCGGGGTTCTTGTGGGGGCTCCGTCAATGCGGATGAAGGGTCTCTATCTCTGCATTACGACCCTGGCTGCCCAGGTCATTTTTGAGTTTTTTTTCGTCCACTGGGAGTCCTTGACCGGTGGAATCAGGGGGCTCAACATCGCTTCACCAACGATTTTTGGTTTGAATATTGGTACCGAATTCGGCTTCTACTGGGTGACCCTGGTGGTTGTTATCATCGCGGCTACCGTCAGCCGCAATATTTTTCGGACCCGGGTGGGTCGCGCTTTCATCGCTATCCGTGATCGCGATATCTCGGCCGAGCTCATGGGTATCAACCTCTTTCGCTATAAGCTCTACGCCTTTGCCGTCAGCTCTTTTTTTGCCGGGATTGCCGGCTGTCTCTGGGTGAATCATTTGAAATCGATTACCCCGGAACATTTTCCGCTCCACGAAAGTATCCGCTTTTTGGCCATGATTATTGTCGGCGGACTGGGCAATATTCTCGGCGCGATTTACGGGGCCATCTTCATGACCCTGATTCCTGAAGTCCTGCAGACCGTCCTTAAATTTTTTGAAGGGATATCCCCGCAGGCCATGTCGTTTCTCTTTCCCCTGCAAACCGTAGTCTTTGGTCTTCTGATTGTTGTTTTCCTCGTCTTTGAACCCCATGGTTTGGCAGAAATGTGGGTTCGGGTTAAGAGTTATTTTCGCTTATGGCCCTTTAAGCATTGA
- a CDS encoding branched-chain amino acid ABC transporter permease: MDFFLLLLTSGIAVGGVYALIALGFVLIYKATSIINFATGEFMMIGAYIFYTCSVLLGLPAIPAFLIVMAGSGLLGLLVERTILRHMLGQPTISIVMVTIGLSSIMMGLAEMIWSSDFKSFPALFPRAPIIVGNLVIRSNLFWGFVVAMGTVAVFALIFKYAKVGVAMRATAGDQLAAFSMGINVRSMFTLAWIFGAIAASIGGLIIGNIGGVQPNLGGIGLKIFPVVILGGLDSIGGAVLGGLIVGIVENLAGGYLDPLIGGGVKNVAPFVVLVLILMVRPYGLFGRKEIERL; the protein is encoded by the coding sequence ATGGATTTTTTTCTCCTGCTCTTAACCAGCGGCATAGCTGTCGGCGGAGTCTACGCCTTAATCGCATTGGGGTTCGTTCTCATCTACAAGGCAACCAGTATCATCAATTTTGCCACCGGTGAGTTTATGATGATCGGGGCGTATATTTTCTATACGTGTTCAGTGCTCCTCGGTCTGCCGGCAATTCCTGCTTTTCTTATCGTCATGGCAGGTTCCGGTCTTCTGGGCCTGCTCGTGGAAAGAACGATTCTCCGCCATATGCTGGGTCAGCCAACCATCAGCATCGTCATGGTTACCATCGGCTTAAGCTCAATTATGATGGGTCTGGCTGAAATGATCTGGTCTTCCGATTTCAAAAGCTTTCCCGCCCTTTTCCCCCGGGCTCCGATTATTGTTGGCAATCTGGTTATCCGCTCCAACCTCTTTTGGGGCTTTGTTGTCGCTATGGGTACCGTGGCAGTTTTTGCTTTGATCTTCAAGTACGCGAAAGTCGGCGTTGCCATGCGGGCCACCGCCGGTGATCAGTTGGCAGCTTTTTCAATGGGCATTAATGTCCGCAGCATGTTTACGCTGGCCTGGATTTTTGGCGCTATCGCAGCCTCCATTGGCGGTTTGATCATCGGCAATATCGGTGGCGTCCAGCCTAATCTCGGCGGTATTGGTTTGAAGATCTTCCCGGTTGTCATTCTCGGTGGACTTGACTCAATCGGCGGCGCCGTTCTGGGGGGATTGATTGTCGGGATTGTGGAAAACCTTGCCGGCGGATACCTTGATCCCCTGATTGGCGGCGGCGTCAAAAATGTGGCCCCTTTTGTTGTTCTGGTACTGATCCTGATGGTCAGACCCTATGGTCTGTTTGGCCGCAAAGAGATTGAGCGGTTATAG